GTGCGATACCGGTGGGCAGCCAGATCAGCGAGACATGCGATCCGATGTAGGGAATCAGCAGGCCCAAGCGCGCTGCCAGGTAGTAGGCGAGCGCGGCCGCGCCCATGCGCGCGAACTGGTGCGGGCCTGATGCCTGTGACGGCGCTTCGTATGGGGTGCTCGAGTACACGGCCAGCCCAGGCAATGGCACTGCGTTGGCACCAAACTGCTCCCATGACATCCTTGGCCTGATGGGTAACCGGCCGGACTCCATCTTCGTCGTCCGTGCTGTCTGTTGCCTGACATTTGGGACGGACCGCGGGCTGAATATGTCGCTACGCTTGCGGATGCCGGACGCACCGGGCTGCGCGATGCTGTGAAGGCTGCCTGGGCGGTCAAGGGCATCGCTCCGGCCTGAGATGGCGAGGCCCTGTGGCGATTGGCGGTCTACCTTGATTGAGGAGTCGGCGATGAAGTACAAACTGCTCTCGTTTCTGTTTGCTGCCTTGCTGCTGTCCAACGCGAGCGCGCAGGTGCAAGGGGTGGTCGCCATGCCCAGCAAATTCTCGGTTGCTGAAACCATCGACCGCGCCGAAGCCGCAGTCAAGGCAGCCAGCGGCTTTCAGATCTTTGCAAGAGTCGACTTTCAGGCCGTGGCGGCGACGCAGGGCGGCAAGGTGCGCCCCGCCCAGCTGTTGATCTTTGGCCGAGGCACGGTGCTCCCAGCCCTGCTGCCGCAGTACCCCGCCACTGCGATCGATCTTCCGCTCAAGATCGTTGCCTGGGAGGATGAAACGGGCAAGGTCATGCTGGCCTACAACACCGGCGAGTACCTGGCGCAACGGCATGGAGTCATGGGCAAGGACGACGTCCTCAAACGCATCACCGACGCCACCGCCTCTTTTGCAAAGCTGGCGATTGAGTAGTGCCCGAGCCGGCTGCACACGCGCCCTAGCGAAAGCAGCGGACGCGCGCCGGTGATCGCAGGATTGACGCTTTCCAACTCCGGTGCGCAGAATCAAAAAGAGAGCCCTCGGGTGAAGACTCTCGTCCGCATCGGTGGCGCGCCGATCCTGCGCTCTGTCCAACCATACGGCGCGAAGAGAGGTTTATCCTATGTCTCCGACCAGGTTTCTTGGACTCAGGCCGCTCATCGTGGCCGCGATCACCGCGCTGGGTACGACGAGTGCGCACGCGCTGATCTTGTGTGTGGATTCGGGCGGCAACCTGTCCGCCGGAACGACGTGCAAGAAGGGTTGGACGCCTCTGGATCCGGTTGCTACGGGCCTTCAGGGGCCGATGGGTCCACAGGGTCCGCAAGGTCCGCAGGGGCCACAAGGGTTGACAGGGCCTCAAGGCAACGTCGGGCCCATGGGGCCGCAAGGTAGTCGGGGCCCCAGTGATGTCTACGCCGTCGACGGGGTATTCGCGCCGGATCTGCTGAACGACGTCATCACCAATGTCGTTTCCATCAACCTTCCCCCTGGAAGTTACCTCGTTGTCGGGCGCGTGATGGTGGAGAACGACGATGTTCAAAGCAGGGCGACATGGTGCCGCCTCAGCGAGCCAAGCTTCACCCTGGACAACGCCGGACCGGAATACCAGCGAACGCTGCCGGCGGGGACGATGGACAACATCAGCCTTCAGCACACGCTGGTTTTCTCGTCGGCAAGCACAGTGACGATGCAATGCAAGTCCTATAACGCGAGAGTGTTCTTTCCCCGTCTCGCGGCCATTCAGGTGGGGGCCGTTCACAAGTAGGAAACGGCGTGGCGCAGCGGGAGCGCCTGAGCTCTTCCGCTGACCTGGCCGACCAGGGGCGCACGTTGAAGGACCGATAGCCTCTGGAGGGCAATCAATGCAGTCAGGCTGACGCTGGCGTCGCGGCAGCGAACGGCAGTTGTGCAGCGATGGCAGCCTGAGCCCGACTAACTCTATGGGCTGCTCTCGGCCAGGCGCGGCCGTTCAACAACGACAGTGCGCATGCTTCAAGCATCGCTCACGGTCTCGTGCTCGGCAGGAATGAAGATCTCGAGCAGTTCGCAATCCTCGGACCATCCGACCACGGTGTGGCGGATGTTGGGTGGCTGCACCCAGCTCGAGCCCGCATGCAGCCGGCGCCGGCCGACACCCTCAAACTCGGTCTCGAACCACCCTCTCAGGCAGTAGACCATCTGGAACTGCACGTCATGGCGATGACGGACGCTCAACTCGGGCCGGTAGGGCTCGATCATGCGGATCACATGCGCTCGCGCGAGGCCGTTCGTCGCCTCAGCGACACCCAGATCACGATAGGACGAGTAGCTGCGTAGCCCCCCGGTCTTGAAGGCAGCCTCGTCATGGTGGCTGAGGACGAAGTGGTGCTGCTCGTTGGATGACGGCGTGTTCATGTGAGCTCCAGTGACTGCCCGAATTCCGATCAGACCTCGCGACAGCGAGCTTGGCAATCCTAAGACCACGCTTGCAGCGCTCATCGGGGCTGTCTGCAGGCGTGCGCTGGGCCAGCGTTCAAGGGTTGCGGATTTGATCGGGCGCGCGGCGTACATGACGAGCGACGGTATTTGGACTTCCATGTCCACGCAGCCCAGGCGCTCACAGACCTGGACCAGGCCGAGCTGTCTGTCACTGATGCCAGCGCCAAACTGTTCGGCACGATCCGCCTCGCTGCGCCGATCGTGCTTAGTCCATAGGCAGATCTAGCGCGGGCCGCCTAATGCTCCCGTTCTTTACGAAGTTACCGTAGGAGAGCGGCGGAGTGCTCCTGGGCTTCAGCGATCTCAACCCGGGCGAGGCCGTCATCGTCGATTTCCTGCCACTGCCGCCGGACGCTCGCCACAGCACAGGGCACTTCGAGCGAGGCGTCGAAGGGTTACTGGTGGAACGTCTTCAGCAATTGCTTCAAGCGTTTTCGTCCGTCGCTATTCGTCTCGCGAAACGTCTTCAGCGCCAGTGCCAGGAACTGCTGTTCTCCTGGTGACAGACCCGTTGGCTCGCGCTCTTCGTCCAGCCACCCGGGCTCCTTGCTGCAATGCTGCTCGATCTGTCGAGCCAGCTTGTCGCCGATCGGCCGAGCGCCGCTCTTGGCCATGGACCAGGTGGCGCTACTCACCTCGATCTTGCTTGCCCAGGCCGACTCAAGTCCCTTGGGTGGGTCGCCGGCGGCGATGCGTTCTTCCGCAAAAGTCTGGAAGAGCGCAATGGCGTTGAGTCGGCGAAATGTAGAGATGCTGGACACGGCGTGTGTTGTTAAAACACTTCACATGCATTCTAGGGGATCGAAGGAGTTGACGGGGCCGTGAACACTCTTCACAATTCATCCATTCGTTAATTCACCCCAACCCGCCAGGTCTCATCATGCTTCGCACAGCCTACGTCACCAACGCCAAGCGCCCCCTTTCGGGTGAGATGGCTGTGTGCTTCGCTGCGGCTCGCCATGAGATTGCGCTGGCACTGAGCCAGCCGCGCCAAGACCGATACGAAGGTGAATCAATGCTACCGGGGAAGGCTCCAGCCCGCTGAAGCTTTCGTACTCCAGGGATCCGTCGATCCCATGAAGCCCGGTCTCCTGCAGGAACCGGGCTTTTTGTTTGGCTCCTGCGAATCGGATTGATGCCATCTCGGGTGTGCCCGTGCACAAGCACCGGCCGGCCCGGTGCGCATGTGTGCCCAAGCACGTTCTGCAGACGGAGCCGGCATGCAGCGGTCAAGACAAGCCTTGCTTGCCTGGGTCGCGTGCGGACACAGCCGAGATGCCATCGCCTCGTTAGCTCAGTGGATCAGAGCGTCGGCCTACGAAGCCGGAGGCCGGAGGTTCGACTCCTTCACGAGGCACCAGTTTTCATTTCTGTCCCGTTGGACTTCCGGTGAGGTCCTCGGCCCTTCAAGCCGAAGAGGCGGGTTCGACTCCCGCACGGGATACCAGATCAAAAGCCTGTCGTCGAGCTCGCGCTTCGACAGGCGCAAACCGGCCG
This portion of the Paucibacter sediminis genome encodes:
- a CDS encoding cupin domain-containing protein translates to MNTPSSNEQHHFVLSHHDEAAFKTGGLRSYSSYRDLGVAEATNGLARAHVIRMIEPYRPELSVRHRHDVQFQMVYCLRGWFETEFEGVGRRRLHAGSSWVQPPNIRHTVVGWSEDCELLEIFIPAEHETVSDA
- a CDS encoding DUF302 domain-containing protein, with protein sequence MKYKLLSFLFAALLLSNASAQVQGVVAMPSKFSVAETIDRAEAAVKAASGFQIFARVDFQAVAATQGGKVRPAQLLIFGRGTVLPALLPQYPATAIDLPLKIVAWEDETGKVMLAYNTGEYLAQRHGVMGKDDVLKRITDATASFAKLAIE